The Stigmatella ashevillena genomic sequence GCAGCGTGGACCCGGCCATGTGAGGAAGAGGAGTCTATACCTCAATGCTGGGTCATTTCGGAGGGACGCAGTGCGCCAAACCGCCCCTCCCCGCGCGACCTGATCCAGCCAAGGTGATCTTCTTCAACTGGATCTGAACCTGTTGATCCAGTAACCCCTGGATTTTCCGAGGGGTGGACACGCACCCCGCAATGACCCAGACTTCCTGGAACAGGTCGCATCCGCTGAGACCCGGGGGGGGTCATGGCAGGGCCGAAGCGCTTTCAAAGGCGGGAAAGTGGACATTGCAACGGCCACAAAGGACGAACGCCGTGCAGGCCCAGTGCGGAGTACCGCACACCCAAAAAGCTGTGGACCTTGCCCTTGGGTCCGAGGCAGATGCGCCCCTGACGAAAGCTGCTAACCCTGAGAGAGAAAAATTCCCTTAGGGGAATACCGCAGAACCGTGTTATGAAATTGTTCTGCTATAACGAAAAAGTATTTTCCATCGGTCACGGAGCTCCCATGCAGGCGGACAACCGGATGTCGACCCGTGAGTCAATTCTGGGCTACCGGATGGGAACGGCGTTGTCGGCGGTCGCCTCCTTTGGCGATGAGCAAGGCTCCGAAGGTCGGCTGGTGCAACTGTCGCTGGAGCATCTGACGCTGCACATGGCCTCCTGCACCTCGCTGCGCCCGGGCCAGGCGGCCTCGGTGGTGCTGGGGCTGGGCAACCGGTGCACCCCGTCGCTCCAGGCCGAGGTGATGGACGTCTCGATGGGTGGCCCCGAGATGTCGCCCGAGCTGAGCCTGCGCTTTGTCGCGCCCCCCCTGGACACGGGTCGGCAGATCGTCTCCGCCCTGGAGATGCTGCGCGAGAACGGCCACCTGGTGGTGCCCGAGGCCCGGCCGGTGTGGAAGGAAGTCATCACCCGCGAGGAGCGCATTCTGCGCATCAGCGAGGCGCTGGCGGCGCGCAGCACGCGCGGCGTGGCGCGGCTGGAGGATGGCACCCGCGTGGAGGTCCGCGCGGCGCTGTTCGACAAGTACGATGGGACCATTGGCTGGGCGGCCGAGGTGCCGCTGCCCGCGCGCCCCTTCACCATGGAGGCCTTCGGTTACAGCTCGGTGCTGCACTTCCGCGTGGATCAGGCGCGTGAAGAGGGCGGGCTGTGGGTGATGCCGCTGCCGGTGGAGCTGACGCGCTTCCGCCACCGCTGGCTGCGCCGCGCCCCCATCACCATCGACTGTTTCCTGTCCTTCAACCACCCGCTCTGGCCGCAGGTGAGCGTGCGCCGCTCGCTGATGGACATCTCCTATGAGGGCTTGTCCTTCATGACGGAGCCCGGTGAGGACCTGCTCTACCCGGGCATGCGCGTGCCGGTGATGGAGGTGGAGATGCCCAACCGCGCCCCGGTGAAGCTTCTGGCCGAGGTGCGCAACATCTCCACCACCCCCAAGGGCCGCCGCTGCGGCATGTGGGTGTGTCCCATCAACGAGGAGCAGGGCCTGGCCTGGCGCGCCATGGTGGAGGAGCAGATCCACCCGCGCACCCGCACCTCCGGCGACTGGAACGACGCGGTGTGGGACATGTACGAGAAGTCCGGGTACTTCCGGCTCTCGGGCAAGGATCCGACGAAGTTCGACGCCTTCAAGCGCGAGTTCTACGAGACGCAGAACAAGCTGGTGGGCCGTCCCCGCCTGGGCTTCCGCATCGTGAAGCCCCTGGATGGCTCCAAGGTGGAGGCCTCCATCTCGGTGGCCAAGCCCTACGGCACCAGCTGGATGACGCACATGGTGGCGCGCCAGCACCCGACTGGGCCCGAGGGCAAGAAGGCCTCGGCGCGCGAGGCGCTGCGCGACATCTACCTGCGCGGCTACGAGCCGGCGCAGCTGGACCCGGAGGTGAAGTGGTTCTTCGGGTACTTCGAGGCGCGCGTGCGCTGGTCGCGCTACGCGATGTTCGACTTCGCCCAGTGGTACGAGCACACCGGGCAGTCGGCCGCGATCGACTTCCGGCTGATGGAGGGCGAGACGGACCGCGCCTGGGAGCCCATCCCCGAGGGTGTGGACGTCGGCCAGCCCACGCCGGACGAGCTGGCGGTGTTCTTCAAGCACGTGGAGCAGACCAAGCCCCTGGCGTTCCGCGAGGCGCTGGACCTGGTGCCCGAGCGCTTCGACATGCAGGCCACGCGCGCGCTGTGGGACAGCGCCAAGCTGTCGCGTGAGCGCGAGGTGTTCGTCGCGCGCGTCGGTGGCAAGCCGGTGGCGGTGGGCATCGCCGAGACGGCCACCCCGGGCTTCAACCTTTTCCAGATCCTCGACAGCGTGCGCATCATCCCGCTCATCGAGGACACGCGGCCCGAGGCCCAGCAGGGCATGTTCGGGTTGCTCACGCGCGCCGCCGAGTGGTTCCGCGAGCGCAACCGCCGCCTCTTCATCCACTACGTGGAGTGCACCAACGTGGAGTACGCCGAGCGCGCCGCGCTGGCGGACCTGGGCGAAGGCGTGCTGTGGATCATCTCCGCCGGCCTGCTGCCCGAGTTCCTCGAGCACCTGTGCGAGGCCACCACGCCGCGCGCCGAGTAGGGCCCTTTGCTCGCGAGCCTCAGGGGGCTGCGGCGCGGACCTCGTCGAGCAGACTGAGGTCGACCAGCCCCGAGATGTCGTCGCTGGAAAGGTAGTTGAGCTCCCGGGCATGTCGCGCCGCGGTGGCCAGGGCGGCCTCGCCCGGCTCCAGCGCGGGCTCCAGCCGGGAAAAGGCGGCCTGCAGCAACTCCGGGGACAGGGGCTTGCGGGTGAGCTGGCCGAAGGCGGTGTTCACCGCGTTCTGGAAGCCTTTCGGATCCGCCCGCCAGCGACTGGTCAACTTCACGTGCGCGCGCAGCAGGGCCACCAACTGGGGCCTGCGTGTCTCCAGCACGCGCTTCGTCGTCACCACCACGGTGGTGGGGAAGCGGCGCTCCGGCCACAAGTCCCGCTCATCCACCAGGATGTGCCCTCCGCCCTCGGCCACCATGCGTGAGCCCCAGGGCTCGGGCACCCAGGCGCCCTCGATTCCCCCTTGGAGGTACTGGCCGAGGATGTCCGGGTTGCTCAGGGGGATGATCTGCACATCCCCCGGGACGCCGGTGGAGGCCTGGAGGCCCTGCTGCTTCAGCCAGTACCGGAGCGAGATGTCCTGGGTGTTGCCGAGCTGGGGGGACGCCAGCTTCTTGCCCTTGAGCTCGGCGGCGGACTTGGCCGTCCGGGTGACGAGCACCGCGCCACCATCCACCGCGCCGGCGATGATGCGCAGCTCCCGCCCGGCCTTGAGGAACGTGTTGATGGCGGGACCGGTGCCCACGTAGGAGACATCCAGGGAGCCGGCCACCAGGGCCTCCATGGCGGCGGGCCCCGCGTTGAACTGCTTCACCTCCAGGGGCCCCACCCCGGGCTCGGAGGCGAAGGTGCCTTCCGCGTGGCCCACGAGCGCCTGGGCATGGGTGATGTTGGGGAAGAAGCCCAGGCGCAGCGGGGCATCCGCACCGGCCTTCTTGCAGCTGAGCCCGGCGGTGGCGAAGAGGGCCAGGAGGCCCACGAGACAGCGGGAGCGGAGCGCGTGCATTCGTGTGCACATGGGCTCGCCGGGCACGGAAGGCAACGGCCCCGGAGGCAAGGCGTCCGCCAGCTCACAGCAGGGGTTGCAGGCCCCAGCGCCGCCGCACCCGCGTCTCCACGGTCTGGAACAGGACGCGGTCCACGAGGATGCCCAGGGCGATGATGGCCAGCATCACCGCCATCACCTGGGGCACATCCATGAGCTCCCGGCCCAGCGTGAGCAACTGCCCCAGCCCCCCGGAGACGAAGAGCAGCTCGCCGGCCAGCAGCGCGCGCCAGGCGAAGCTCCACCCCAGCTTCAGCCCGGTGACGATGCCGGGCAGGGCCGCGGGCAGCAACACGCCGAATGAGAAGCGCGCCCCGCGCACCCCCAGCGTGTGGGCCACGCGGATGAGCTGGGGATCGATGCTCTTCACCCCGTCCTCGACGGCGATGGAGATGGCCAGCACGCTGCCCATCACCACCACGAAGAGGATGGCCGAGTCATTGAGGCCAAACCACAGCAGCGCCAGCGGCAGCCAGCAGATGGAGGGCAGCGCCTGCAACCCCATCACCACCGGCTTCACCGCCTCGCGGAAGAAGGCCAGCCGGGCGATGGCCAGGCCCAGGGGAACGCCAATCCCCACCGAGATGACATACGCGCGCCCCAGCCGCCCCAGGGACTTCAGCACCGCGGTGCCCATCTGCCCGCTCGCCACCAGATGGGCAAGGCTCCGGGCGACCGTTACCGGCCCCGGAAAGAGGTGCGGGGACCAGAGGCCGGATCTCGCCAGCAGCTCCCAGACGCCCAGCAGCAGCACCAGCACTCCCAGCTTTTGCGCCCAGCGCTTCATGTGCGCCTCCCTCTCTAATGATGCAGGCCCACGGCTTCGCCAAGGGGCGGGTCCATGGGCTCGGAAGCCTGCGAGGGCTCATCCACCTGGCGCATCAGCACGCGCAGGTAGCGCGCCATCTCGTTGAGTTTGCGGTCCTCGAGCGAGCGGGGCATGGGCAGGTGGACTTCCAGATCCTTCACGATGCGGCCCGGGCGCGGCGCCATGAGCACCACCCGGGTGCCGAGCATCAGCGCCTCATGGACATCGTGGGTGACGAACACCACCGTCTTGCGGGTGCGCATCCAGATGGACTGGAGCAACTCCTGCATGTGGATGCGCGTCTGGGCATCCAGCGCGGCGAAGGGCTCATCCATGAGCAGCACGGCCGGGTCCGCGGCCAGCGTGCGCGCGAGGCTGACGCGCATCTTCATGCCCCCCGAGAGTTGGTGGGGCAGGGTGTCCTCGAAGCCGGACAGGTGCACGCGCCGGATGAACTCCAGGGCGCGTGGCGTGCGCGCGGCGCGAGGCACCCCCCGGGCGGCGAGGGCGAACTTGAGGTTTCCCAGCACCGTCATCCACGGGAACAGGGCGGCTTCCTGGAACATGAGCAACCGCTCGGGCCCCGGCCCGCGAATCCGCTGGTCATCAATGGAGACGGTGCCCCCCGTCGGCACGAGTTGGCCCGCCAGGGCATACAGGAGCGTGGATTTGCCGCAGCCCGAGGGGCCGAGCAGGCAGACGAACTCCCCTGAGTGGACGTTGAGGTTCACGTCCTTGAGCGCCACCACCTTGTTGGAATAGCAGTGGTCCACCTGCGCCACGGCGATCTTCGCGCGCTGTGCCTGCGCCTGCGTGGGCCGCAGAAGCTGCAAGGAACTCTTCCATCGGGCCAACAGGGCTCGGAGCATCAGCTACAACGTAGGAAGTGCCCCTACGTCGCGCTTGACGGGCGCACGATGGAAGAGGGCCTGCTTGCCCGGTTGCTGTCGGGCAAGCAGGGAAGGGGGAGCGTCACCAGGGGCAGTTGGCGACTTCCACGGTGCGGGTCAGCACGGGGGCCGCGTTGCCGCCGCTGTCCGTGGCCACGTAGGTGACCGTATAGGTGCCGGGGACCCAGCCGTTCACGTAGCCGGTCACCTGCACCGACTGCGAGATGTCGCCATAGCAGGCATCCTGGGCGATGACGCCGGGATCCACCCACTGGCTGCCGCACGTGTGCGCCACCTGCGAGCCCCCGTTCAACTGAAACACGGGCGGCAGGGTGTCATTCACGGTGACGGTGCGGACGGCATTCGCCTCACCGTTCTGGTTCCGGGCAATGTACTGCACGGAGTAAATGCCCTCGGCGTTCGCGTTGGGACCGGGGCCGTACGCGTCCTCACCCGAGTTGTAGCGCTCCACCGTCACGGGGCCGCAGGCATCCGTGGCCGTGACGCCCGGGTCTTGCCAGGCATCCACGCCGCACTCCAAGGTCAGCTCAAGGCTGCCGTTGACGGCGAGGGTGGGCGCGGGGGTCGTCTCTTCGCAGGAGAGCGCTTCTTCGTAGCGGATCTCCAGCTTGGGACGCTTGGAAGCGTCGGGGTACAGGCTCGAATAATAGGAAGTCTTGTACCCAGGCGAACTCAGCCGCACGCTGAGAACACGGTCGTTATCGGCCTCGGTCTGCACCTGGGCCGCGAGTTGGGGTGTCTCGGTGCTGCCGATCATTTCCGGGCGGGGGGTCACCCAGGGGAAGTCATACCAGAGCCACCAGGCGCCCAGTGCGTCTCCAGAAATGCTGGGTTTGTTCCTCCAGGTGAGCGTGTGGGGGCTCCAGGCGTCATTCGCCACGAAATGCGCGTAGACATTGCCATCGCCTCCGTAGGCCATGCCGTCGAACGCCGTGGCCTGAAGCTTGGCGGATTTGACCTGAGCCCCGGGAGGAAGGCTGCCGAGGTCAAACTTCAGGAAAGACTCCCAGGCGAAGAAGATA encodes the following:
- a CDS encoding PilZ domain-containing protein; the protein is MKLFCYNEKVFSIGHGAPMQADNRMSTRESILGYRMGTALSAVASFGDEQGSEGRLVQLSLEHLTLHMASCTSLRPGQAASVVLGLGNRCTPSLQAEVMDVSMGGPEMSPELSLRFVAPPLDTGRQIVSALEMLRENGHLVVPEARPVWKEVITREERILRISEALAARSTRGVARLEDGTRVEVRAALFDKYDGTIGWAAEVPLPARPFTMEAFGYSSVLHFRVDQAREEGGLWVMPLPVELTRFRHRWLRRAPITIDCFLSFNHPLWPQVSVRRSLMDISYEGLSFMTEPGEDLLYPGMRVPVMEVEMPNRAPVKLLAEVRNISTTPKGRRCGMWVCPINEEQGLAWRAMVEEQIHPRTRTSGDWNDAVWDMYEKSGYFRLSGKDPTKFDAFKREFYETQNKLVGRPRLGFRIVKPLDGSKVEASISVAKPYGTSWMTHMVARQHPTGPEGKKASAREALRDIYLRGYEPAQLDPEVKWFFGYFEARVRWSRYAMFDFAQWYEHTGQSAAIDFRLMEGETDRAWEPIPEGVDVGQPTPDELAVFFKHVEQTKPLAFREALDLVPERFDMQATRALWDSAKLSREREVFVARVGGKPVAVGIAETATPGFNLFQILDSVRIIPLIEDTRPEAQQGMFGLLTRAAEWFRERNRRLFIHYVECTNVEYAERAALADLGEGVLWIISAGLLPEFLEHLCEATTPRAE
- a CDS encoding ABC transporter substrate-binding protein, whose translation is MHALRSRCLVGLLALFATAGLSCKKAGADAPLRLGFFPNITHAQALVGHAEGTFASEPGVGPLEVKQFNAGPAAMEALVAGSLDVSYVGTGPAINTFLKAGRELRIIAGAVDGGAVLVTRTAKSAAELKGKKLASPQLGNTQDISLRYWLKQQGLQASTGVPGDVQIIPLSNPDILGQYLQGGIEGAWVPEPWGSRMVAEGGGHILVDERDLWPERRFPTTVVVTTKRVLETRRPQLVALLRAHVKLTSRWRADPKGFQNAVNTAFGQLTRKPLSPELLQAAFSRLEPALEPGEAALATAARHARELNYLSSDDISGLVDLSLLDEVRAAAP
- a CDS encoding ABC transporter permease, which encodes MKRWAQKLGVLVLLLGVWELLARSGLWSPHLFPGPVTVARSLAHLVASGQMGTAVLKSLGRLGRAYVISVGIGVPLGLAIARLAFFREAVKPVVMGLQALPSICWLPLALLWFGLNDSAILFVVVMGSVLAISIAVEDGVKSIDPQLIRVAHTLGVRGARFSFGVLLPAALPGIVTGLKLGWSFAWRALLAGELLFVSGGLGQLLTLGRELMDVPQVMAVMLAIIALGILVDRVLFQTVETRVRRRWGLQPLL
- a CDS encoding ABC transporter ATP-binding protein: MLRALLARWKSSLQLLRPTQAQAQRAKIAVAQVDHCYSNKVVALKDVNLNVHSGEFVCLLGPSGCGKSTLLYALAGQLVPTGGTVSIDDQRIRGPGPERLLMFQEAALFPWMTVLGNLKFALAARGVPRAARTPRALEFIRRVHLSGFEDTLPHQLSGGMKMRVSLARTLAADPAVLLMDEPFAALDAQTRIHMQELLQSIWMRTRKTVVFVTHDVHEALMLGTRVVLMAPRPGRIVKDLEVHLPMPRSLEDRKLNEMARYLRVLMRQVDEPSQASEPMDPPLGEAVGLHH
- a CDS encoding immunoglobulin-like domain-containing protein, which produces MSLCGPLAASAAETTVVLEPVESSYATNTTPSTPYGGTTTLMVAPALVSHNIFFAWESFLKFDLGSLPPGAQVKSAKLQATAFDGMAYGGDGNVYAHFVANDAWSPHTLTWRNKPSISGDALGAWWLWYDFPWVTPRPEMIGSTETPQLAAQVQTEADNDRVLSVRLSSPGYKTSYYSSLYPDASKRPKLEIRYEEALSCEETTPAPTLAVNGSLELTLECGVDAWQDPGVTATDACGPVTVERYNSGEDAYGPGPNANAEGIYSVQYIARNQNGEANAVRTVTVNDTLPPVFQLNGGSQVAHTCGSQWVDPGVIAQDACYGDISQSVQVTGYVNGWVPGTYTVTYVATDSGGNAAPVLTRTVEVANCPW